The Flavobacterium sp. IMCC34852 genome contains the following window.
CAACCTCAAAATTAAAACAGACATCTTCTTTTGCTTCTTTTGCTTTCTCGATGAAATTGTGAATTCTGGCTTGTAAATCTTCAAAAGTAATTTCGCTGTTATTCATCGCCCAAATCGTATCGCGAAGCTCTATAATAGTGGATTTGGCGAAATTGCTGATGCCCGACAATTTAGCATCTAACTTGGCGTTTTGAATATCAAAAGCATATTTAATATTGTCAACTGAAGAAATAATAAACGTGAGTTGGGAACCAATATTATCATGCAAATCTCTTGAAATAGCCAAGCGCTGCTCCTGCAATTTGTTTTGGGTTTCAATTTTGGCAATGGCCGATTTAAGTTCAAACTCTTGTTCTTGTTGCTTGTTTTTGAGTTTTTGTTGGCGGTAAACCAAGTAAATTATCACAAGTAATGCCAGTGAAATAAGACCCAGAATTAAAAACTGGGTTTCTTTTTTCTTGATTTCCAATTCTCGTGTGGCAATTTCGGCTTTTGACTTTTGGATGAGTCTTTCTTTTTTCTCGGTTTGGTATTTGGTTTCTAACTCAGCTGTTTGCTTTTCGGCTTTGCTGACTAATAATTGCTCATCTAAAATCGCCAATTTGTCTACATAAAAATCAACACTGTCCGGCTGATTCAAATAGGAATAGACCTTGATTAATGACTTGTAGTTTTTCTGAAGTTTTTCGTGATGTTGGGTTTGTTCAAAAAATGTTCGGGTTAGCTGCAGAAGTTTTTTGGCCTCGATATATTTTTTATTGGTTACCAATTCTATGGCCATATTCAAATCGAAATTGGCTTTGTCTAAATCCGAATTCAGCTCTTCGCGAGCTTGTTTGGATTTTTGATAAAGCGCCAAAGCATCTTTGGATTTTTTTTGTTCCGATTTGATGGAAGCAATGTTATTAAAACCGCTTGAAATCCCTTTTTTATTGCCTACAGCCGTACAAGCTTTTATACTTTTATCATAAAATTTAAGCGCATTAATGGTGTCTTGCATGTGCAAATAAACATTGCCGAGATTCAAACAAGACACACACAATTCTTCCTTGAAATCATTCTTTTCCTGGTACTGAATAACCTCACTGATGTACTTCAAAGCTTTGGGATAATTTTTAAGTTTGAGGTGAATCAACCCAATATTTCCTTTGATGATACTGGTGTTTTTTTCATCTTTTACACTTTCAAAATACGTTAACGCTTCCAAAAAAGACGCCATCGCTTGTTTGTATTGGTGTGTTTTTTCGTAGATATTGGCCAAATTATTATTGATTTTAGCCAGGCCTTTTACATCCTTTCTGAGCTTTCTGATTTTGTAGGCCGATAAATAATTCGATTTAGAATTGACAAAATCGCCTTTGATAAAATAAACCGCGCCTATATCGCTGTAAACTTGTGCCATTAAAGTAGAATCGTTCAATTTTTTGGACTCAACTGTTGCTTTTCCGCCATAATACAAGGCCGAGTCAATATTGATTTTAGAATAGTACCAAGTCAAATCTGAGTAAATAGAAGCCGTTTTTTTGGCATCGGGATTGGCTTTCAACTCTTTTTTTAAGCCGTCGATAATGTCTTGGGCATTTTGGGCCTTTGTTGGTATTGAAACCAACAATAAAAAAAGAAAAAGTAGTGATTTTTTCATACGCTGAACTTACAACAATATAGTGATTTTTGTTCCGTTGGCTGAACTTTGAATATCAAGTTCTCCATGGATTTCGTCGATTCGTTTTTGCATATTGAGCAAACCATTTCCTTTTTCTACAGTATTCAAATCAAAGCCTTTACCATCATCACTGACGGCAATTTGGATTTTATTAGCCACTTTTTCAACTTGTATATCAATCTTTTTAGCTTCAGCATACTTGATACTGTTATTGATGGCTTCCTGTATGGTTCGGTAAATATTCATGCCTTCAATAGAGGAAAATTGCAGGTCTTTTAATTCGGCGCCGACAGTGAAATTAAATTGAATTTCATTTTTGACTTCTTTCGCTTTATCTATAAAATTGTGAATTCGGGTTTGCAAATCTTCAAAGGTGATTTGGTTTTTATTCATCGCCCAAATCGTATCGCGAAGCTCAATAATCGTAGCCTTAGCAAAATCACTAATTCCGGAAAGTTTACGATCGAGCTTGGCGTTTTGAATGTCAAATGCATACTTAATATTATCCACCGAAGAAATAATAAACGTAAGCTGCGAACCTATATTATCGTGTAAATCTCTGGAAATGGCAAGTCTTTGTTCCTGTAATTTATTTTGGGTTTCAATTTTGGCAATAGCCGATTTAAGTTCAAACTCTTGTTCCTGTTGTTTGATTTTCATTTTTTGTTGGCGGTAAACTAAATAAATAATACATAGCAAAGCCAATGATATCAAGCCCAATATAAGAAACTGAGTGTTTTTATTTTCAATCTCAATTTCGCGTTCCCTAATTTCTGATTTTGATTGTAATAATTGTTTTTCTTTTTTCTCGTTTTGGTATTTGGCTTCCAATTCGGAAAAGGTTTGCGCTCGTTCCACATCAAAAACCGAATCCCTGATTTTGATATAATTCTCTTGGTCTTGTACTGCTTTTGAGAGATTATTTCGCTTCTTATTGAACTTAGCCCTTTGGTAATAAAAATCTCTTAATTTTTCGGCATTATCACTTTTTTTGGCGTACAAATAAGCTTTTCCAAACAACTTTTCGGCTTCTTCAAAATCGTCTAATTCGTAGGCTATGGTCGCCAAGTTGGTGTAATTCGTTGCCCTTTCGTAGTAATAATTAGCATCTTTAACACCATTGTTGTCAGTAAAATTTTTATCATTGATTTTAAGGGCAATTGAAATCCATTTTTTGGCTTCTTTGTATTTTTTTTGCTTTAATAATGTATTCCCGATGTTATTATAAGTTTCACCAATGTAAAGGGTGTCTTTGCCTTTGTAATATTTAAAGACTTTTTTGTGGTAATATAACGCGCTGTCAGGTCTGTTCCAATCGTCAAAATTGATGGCAATAGCATTGAGAGCATTGCTGATCATATCGGGATTTTTCTTTTCAAGACTTAGCCAATACTTCAATGCTTTTTTACCATAGAAGACGCCTTTTTGGTAGCTTTCAAAATCGTGATAGATAAAAGATAAGTTGGCGTTAAAATAAGCGGTCCAATTGTAATTCTTCTCTTTTTCGGCTACTCTCATTCCTTTGAGGGAATATTGTATGGCTTTATCATACTGCCCTTGCTTTCTGTAGACCTTGGAAAGGTTATTATAAACAGTCAAAAGCGAATTAACATCCCCATTTAGCAACAGTTTCTCAGCACGTTCCCCATAGACAATCGAACTATCTAATTGGTTATAATCACAGCAACGAGCGTTTTTACAAAAATAATACTGTGCTTCATCAGCCGGTGTTTTGATATTCTTTTTGGCAATTTTAAAGTAGTAATCTGAGGAATCCTGTGAAGTGAATGCTTTGATTAGAGTCTTCTTTATATCTTGAGCATTCGTCTCTGACGAAAACAGCAATACAATGATTGTGAAGTAGTAAAAATTTTTCATGCAGAGATTGTATAGCATAAATGTATTAAAAATGTTAAAATTTTCAACGTTTACATTTCTTTTTTTGGATATAAATCTTCTGCCAATTGATAATTCAATTCAAAAATGTTTTTATTCAACACGGTATTGACTTCTTTCATCTTAATTTTTAAATCTTCTGACAATTGGAGTTGAAGCGATTGTTTTTTACAATCCTCATTAAGCTGAAGCATGAACGCCTCCAAAGGTTTGATTTTTGACACAAACAAATCCCTTTCCGAGAGCATTTTGCGCAACAGATAAATAATGAATCCTATTAATCCCAAAAAAATAACCGCCAGAAAAATTGTCATACCTATTTGAATGTAGCTGATAAAATTCTAACAAAAAAAGACAAAAAAAAATACGGCATACGCCGTATTCTTAAAGTGTTGGGTTAGATTTATAATTCCAATCTAAAGGAACCATTAGTTACGTTTTTAGTAGCGCCTGTACAATCGTCACCTTCTCTGACTTCTTTACCTGTAAAACTGAAAGTTCCTTCAATTTTAGTGGCGTCAACAAAGGTAATCTCTACCGTTCCGCTGGTATTATCACAAATTTGAGAGCTGTAAGTTAAGCTGCTCATCGTATCCAAATTGATATCAATTAATGACAAACCGCCAACATAGGTATCATCGGTGTTGGTTGAGCTCACATTATAAGTTCCAACATCTAAAGTTCCATCTAAAGCATACAATTGAATGTTTACAGATTGTCCGGTAAGGGAAAACCCTTGCAAAACTAAATTACCACTATTGTAGCCGCCGTTAGCATAGTCGCCTTCTGCTAAGATATTTGTTCCGCCAACTTTAGCTTTTACAAAAGTTCCGGTTGAAGGACCGCTGAATCCACCGCCGCCATCACCGCCATCGCTGCTACAAGAAATAAATAAGGTTGACAATGTAGTGGTTAATACAAGTCCAAAAAGTTTTAATGTTTTCATACTATTTAAAGGTTTAAGTTATAGTGCAAATCTTGCATTAAACTAAAAAACTATCAATAAGGCATTTGTCGTATTTTTAACAATACTTCTCTATCATTTTCTCAATAGCAATTCTTTCGGAAGTGACACAAATTTTAAAATATTGGTTTCGTTTTGACTGGATATATAGTAAAGCACCTCGTTTGTTTCATCATAAAAAGGCAAGCCGTCAAAGTCGGTTGAATTAACTTTACTACCCAGATTTATAGGTTCTGACCAGTTTTTCCAAGTATCATCTAATCGATAAGAAACAAAAATATCATAACTGCCAAAAGCACTAAATCCGTTACTGCTAAACAACATTGTTTTGTTATCAGACAGCAATTGACACATTCCTTCCTCTGCCGCTGAATTAATTACCTTACCCATATTTTGCAGAAACCCATAAGTACCGTCCTCTTTTTGTTGGGCAAAATACAAATCGCTTCCGCCCAGAGAAAAGTCGGTTTCTATACCCATAATCAAAATCTTTCTATCTGCAGTTAGGAAGGCTTCAGCAGTATCATCATAATTATTGTAAGCGGCCACTTTTAGGTGTCCTAAATTTTGATAATCCTCCTTATTCACGGCGAATAATTCAAATCCGGATTCGGTCGTTCCCGGAGCATGCGGAACGCCGCCTTTCAACATAAAATTACTTCCTATACATCTAACATGATTGTATCTGTCATTGGTATTAAGTGCTGACTCATTTTTTTTATTGGACCATTTTCCCGCAGCATCTTTGGTAAAAGAATATATTTCATTCTTGATGTCATTTATTGCGGTGACAAAAAATTTATTCCCATCAGCCGAAACTGTACAACTTGAAGGTTCTATCCCCGGAAATGTAAGGGTTTGAGCTAAAGAAAGATTTTCAAAAGCGGTTGTTGTATTAACTACAGGTTGAATTGGCGTTTCTGAATCAGATATTCCAATGGCATCGACTTCTTTTTGTCCGGGAAGCAAAGCAAAATTAAATTCAACTCTCACTGCTACAACGCCAGAAACAGCTTCATCTAAAATAGCATATTCTACACCCGGATTGACCACATCAGGACTATCCTGAATCTTTCTTCGTTTGCGTTTGAAATAATAATTCCTATCTGCCGGAATAGTAGCTTTGAAAGTGGGTGTCTTATAATCCTTTTTTCTGCCCCAAACTGTTTCATATTTACCATTACCTTTATCCACCGCAATGCGAACCACACAACCGGCATTCAGGTTTTCAAAAATGGCTACTTGTTTTACGGTTTGTGGTTTTTCGAAACCCACTTCTACCCATTCATATCCATCCAAAGCCTTTTTAGGTGTCCAGGCATTCGGGCTACTGCCACCTTGCGGATAAACATCGGGTTTACCCAATATTCTTTTGATGCCGTGTTGTTTTCCGCCCAAATCGGAAGAAAATTTAATCAGTTTATTGGCCCATTGCACTTGCTGTCCGTTGACAGAGAAAAAAATAAAAAGTGTGGTACAAAACAGTGCTGCTTTTTTCATATTAATAATGGTTAAAAAAAAGGACTGCAATTGCTTGCAGTCCCAACTAACTTCCTATAAAACTCAATTATTTACTTTGATTTTTTCTACTTTTTTGCCTTTGAAAGCGAAGATAAATTCGCCATCATCGGTAATGTCAATTCCGGCTCCATATTGCGGGCTTCCGCCTTTTCCTTTGGATTGAACCGAACCTTTGGTTTCTCCATTGGTCATATCAATACCGTAAATGATGTTTTTGCTGTTTCTTTGGTCTCTTAAATAATAGTTTCCTTCTATTTCATAAAAATAATCAACGCCTCTGATTTTTTCGGTGGCATAGACTCTTTTACCGTCTTTTTTAGCATAGGATGCCAATCCTTTTTCGGAAAGCACTACCACATTTTCGCCGAAATCGATTACATCAGTCGCTTTTCCAACTTTGGCATCATTGTGCTTTACATCAAACAATTGGTTTCCGGAGGCAATATCGTAACCATAAAACTCATCACCATCGCCCACAAATAATGTTTTATTATTTTCTAAAATAAAATCGGTGATGCGTTTGTCAAATTTCTCAGAGCGCCAAGCCGTTTTCCCTGTACTGTCATCTAAACACAACACTGAATTCTTTTGGGCTTTGTAATCCCAATAAATATACGGAACCCATTGTTTTGCACTTCCTCCGCCAAAACCACCTAAGGCCATTCCGGCCGATAATCCGCTGGAGGTTTCCTCTAATCTAAATTCTTGTACTTGCACTTTTCCTCCCACTTGCACCAACACTTTATCACCTGATTTATAGATATTCGGCATACAAAATGCTCCGGTGATTTTTTCTGAAGCCCAAAGCAATTTTCCTGACTCTAAATCGTGTTTCTCAACATATTTTGTTCGGTCTCTAGTTCCTAAAATCACAATATAAACCGCATCATCCGTAAACAAAGGATCGGCAATAGTTCTGTAAATTTTAGAACGTTTTCCACCGCTAAACAAGCCTCCTTTGGCACCAGCCATATCATTTTCATAAGTCACCTCCCAAAGCTTCTGACCATTATTAATGTTGTAAACCTGTAATCCGTCTAAGTACATGTACAACTTATCGCCTTTGATCCATAAATCCACAATGGCTCTTCTGGTCACCAATTCTTTTTCGATAGTTCCCAAAAATGTCGCATCCCAAAGAATTTCTCCGTTGACCGCATTAATTTTTACCAACTGATTTTTAAATCCGGCAAACAAAGCACCCAAAGCAGTTGGCTTAAAGTTGATCATGATGATTTCGTTTCTACCGGCGTCATAAATATATTTTCCAACACCACCTTTGAAGCGGTTGGTTTCCCAAATTTTTTCACCGGTGTTGGCTTTAACCAAGATAACCGATGCCTTTTGC
Protein-coding sequences here:
- a CDS encoding tetratricopeptide repeat-containing sensor histidine kinase; the encoded protein is MKKSLLFLFLLLVSIPTKAQNAQDIIDGLKKELKANPDAKKTASIYSDLTWYYSKINIDSALYYGGKATVESKKLNDSTLMAQVYSDIGAVYFIKGDFVNSKSNYLSAYKIRKLRKDVKGLAKINNNLANIYEKTHQYKQAMASFLEALTYFESVKDEKNTSIIKGNIGLIHLKLKNYPKALKYISEVIQYQEKNDFKEELCVSCLNLGNVYLHMQDTINALKFYDKSIKACTAVGNKKGISSGFNNIASIKSEQKKSKDALALYQKSKQAREELNSDLDKANFDLNMAIELVTNKKYIEAKKLLQLTRTFFEQTQHHEKLQKNYKSLIKVYSYLNQPDSVDFYVDKLAILDEQLLVSKAEKQTAELETKYQTEKKERLIQKSKAEIATRELEIKKKETQFLILGLISLALLVIIYLVYRQQKLKNKQQEQEFELKSAIAKIETQNKLQEQRLAISRDLHDNIGSQLTFIISSVDNIKYAFDIQNAKLDAKLSGISNFAKSTIIELRDTIWAMNNSEITFEDLQARIHNFIEKAKEAKEDVCFNFEVDTSLKNVKFTSVEGMNLYRTIQEAVNNSIKYANPKNININISPNDNAISITIFDDGTGFDIEQTALGNGIHNMRKRIADTGGLFHITSARETGTKISIQLKKD
- a CDS encoding tetratricopeptide repeat-containing sensor histidine kinase, translating into MKNFYYFTIIVLLFSSETNAQDIKKTLIKAFTSQDSSDYYFKIAKKNIKTPADEAQYYFCKNARCCDYNQLDSSIVYGERAEKLLLNGDVNSLLTVYNNLSKVYRKQGQYDKAIQYSLKGMRVAEKEKNYNWTAYFNANLSFIYHDFESYQKGVFYGKKALKYWLSLEKKNPDMISNALNAIAINFDDWNRPDSALYYHKKVFKYYKGKDTLYIGETYNNIGNTLLKQKKYKEAKKWISIALKINDKNFTDNNGVKDANYYYERATNYTNLATIAYELDDFEEAEKLFGKAYLYAKKSDNAEKLRDFYYQRAKFNKKRNNLSKAVQDQENYIKIRDSVFDVERAQTFSELEAKYQNEKKEKQLLQSKSEIREREIEIENKNTQFLILGLISLALLCIIYLVYRQQKMKIKQQEQEFELKSAIAKIETQNKLQEQRLAISRDLHDNIGSQLTFIISSVDNIKYAFDIQNAKLDRKLSGISDFAKATIIELRDTIWAMNKNQITFEDLQTRIHNFIDKAKEVKNEIQFNFTVGAELKDLQFSSIEGMNIYRTIQEAINNSIKYAEAKKIDIQVEKVANKIQIAVSDDGKGFDLNTVEKGNGLLNMQKRIDEIHGELDIQSSANGTKITILL
- a CDS encoding outer membrane protein assembly factor BamB family protein; translation: MKKITLVMLMLSLAVTLPVNAQFGKLIGKGKSAGKKSGSFGTVWESEFDNKASRLAVSVNNGKYILATDDNSATVLDVNGKTLWSGDYKKITTNKTNKCEYQYVIQKSEGKGGYLFLFDERKLGTDRVAVLDIVTGKELWNSEEYQNLIQKGTKAEDGGDEGELETVKYIYELDAFLISQKASVILVKANTGEKIWETNRFKGGVGKYIYDAGRNEIIMINFKPTALGALFAGFKNQLVKINAVNGEILWDATFLGTIEKELVTRRAIVDLWIKGDKLYMYLDGLQVYNINNGQKLWEVTYENDMAGAKGGLFSGGKRSKIYRTIADPLFTDDAVYIVILGTRDRTKYVEKHDLESGKLLWASEKITGAFCMPNIYKSGDKVLVQVGGKVQVQEFRLEETSSGLSAGMALGGFGGGSAKQWVPYIYWDYKAQKNSVLCLDDSTGKTAWRSEKFDKRITDFILENNKTLFVGDGDEFYGYDIASGNQLFDVKHNDAKVGKATDVIDFGENVVVLSEKGLASYAKKDGKRVYATEKIRGVDYFYEIEGNYYLRDQRNSKNIIYGIDMTNGETKGSVQSKGKGGSPQYGAGIDITDDGEFIFAFKGKKVEKIKVNN